A window from Desulfuromonas sp. encodes these proteins:
- the msrA gene encoding peptide-methionine (S)-S-oxide reductase MsrA produces MKTILTILSVLLALGAGPAAAQGESGMDMMAAEPAVLEKAIFAGGCFWCMEPPFEKLAGVVSATSGYCGGPEVNPSYKEVSSGRTGHAEAVEIVYDPSQVSYAELLEVFWRNIDPTDGGGQFVDRGSQYRSAVFTLDEEQKRLAEASKGRLEETGPFDGPIVTGIVPATAFYPAEEYHQDYYKKNPLRYKYYRYGSGRDRFLDKVWGKERGR; encoded by the coding sequence ATGAAAACGATCCTGACAATATTGAGCGTTCTGCTGGCGCTCGGCGCCGGCCCGGCCGCCGCCCAGGGCGAGAGCGGGATGGACATGATGGCCGCAGAACCTGCGGTGCTGGAGAAAGCGATCTTCGCCGGGGGCTGCTTCTGGTGCATGGAGCCCCCCTTCGAGAAGCTGGCGGGGGTGGTCTCGGCGACCTCGGGCTACTGCGGCGGCCCGGAGGTCAACCCTTCCTACAAGGAGGTCTCCTCCGGACGGACCGGCCACGCCGAGGCGGTGGAGATCGTCTACGACCCGAGTCAGGTGAGCTACGCCGAGCTGCTCGAGGTCTTCTGGAGGAACATCGACCCGACCGACGGCGGCGGCCAGTTCGTCGACCGCGGCAGCCAGTACCGCTCCGCCGTCTTCACCCTCGACGAAGAGCAGAAGCGGCTGGCCGAGGCGTCGAAGGGCAGGCTGGAAGAGACGGGCCCCTTCGACGGGCCGATCGTGACCGGGATCGTTCCGGCGACGGCCTTCTATCCGGCCGAGGAGTACCACCAGGACTACTACAAGAAGAACCCGTTGCGTTACAAGTACTACCGTTACGGCTCGGGGCGCGACCGGTTCCTGGACAAGGTCTGGGGAAAGGAGAGGGGCAGGTAA
- the msrB gene encoding peptide-methionine (R)-S-oxide reductase MsrB, whose translation MKKIGLFAALLAGALFAATGAIGAGKAEPGAASAQLKVFSVEEGRYVMTDKVDHSKEEWRKILTPEQFHILREHGTERAFTGALLKTGGHGVYRCAGCGLDLFGSETKYDSGTGWPSFHSPVAAENIGTSKDRGFFTVRTEVHCIRCGGHLGHVFDDGPEPTGLRYCINSAALTFAAVE comes from the coding sequence ATGAAAAAGATCGGCTTGTTCGCGGCACTGCTGGCGGGCGCGCTCTTTGCCGCAACCGGCGCCATCGGCGCGGGGAAGGCGGAGCCGGGCGCGGCATCCGCCCAGTTGAAGGTCTTTTCCGTCGAAGAGGGGAGATACGTCATGACCGACAAGGTGGACCACAGCAAAGAGGAGTGGCGCAAAATCCTGACCCCCGAACAGTTCCACATCCTGCGCGAGCACGGGACCGAGCGGGCCTTTACCGGCGCCCTCCTGAAGACCGGCGGCCACGGCGTCTACCGCTGCGCCGGCTGCGGCCTCGACCTGTTCGGCTCCGAGACCAAGTACGACTCGGGCACCGGCTGGCCGAGCTTCCACTCCCCGGTGGCAGCGGAGAACATCGGCACCTCGAAAGACCGCGGCTTCTTCACCGTGCGCACCGAGGTCCACTGCATCCGCTGCGGCGGGCACCTCGGTCACGTCTTCGACGACGGTCCCGAACCGACAGGGCTGCGCTACTGCATCAACTCGGCGGCCTTGACCTTCGCGGCGGTTGAATAG
- a CDS encoding response regulator transcription factor: MKDADAQGPVLIVEDDRNTAALVATYLEREGFRTLAAGDGEQALLMARRHRPLIVILDVMLPRVDGWEVCRRLRGESDVPILMLTAREEEVDRVLGLSLGADDYVVKPFSPRELVERVKAILRRARPAPPAAGAPLVHGALRLDPEKHKVTLEGRPVELTASEFKLLFALMSAPGRVFSRDELLGRFYRHGEAVVDRVIDVHIGKLRQKIEPNPAEPRYIVTVRGFGYRFAEEEGE, translated from the coding sequence ATGAAAGATGCCGACGCCCAAGGACCGGTCCTCATCGTCGAGGACGACCGCAACACCGCCGCCCTGGTGGCCACCTACCTGGAGAGGGAGGGGTTCCGGACGCTCGCCGCCGGCGACGGGGAGCAGGCCCTGCTGATGGCGCGCCGGCACCGCCCGCTCATCGTGATCCTCGACGTGATGCTCCCCCGGGTCGACGGCTGGGAGGTCTGCCGGCGCCTGAGGGGGGAGTCGGACGTCCCCATCCTGATGCTGACCGCCCGCGAGGAGGAGGTCGACCGGGTCCTGGGGCTGTCCCTCGGGGCGGACGACTACGTGGTCAAGCCCTTCAGCCCCCGGGAGCTTGTGGAGCGGGTCAAGGCGATCCTGCGCCGGGCCCGGCCCGCCCCTCCGGCGGCCGGCGCGCCCCTCGTCCACGGCGCCCTGCGGCTCGACCCCGAAAAGCACAAGGTGACCCTGGAGGGGCGGCCGGTGGAGCTGACGGCCTCCGAGTTCAAGCTCCTCTTCGCCCTGATGAGCGCCCCGGGGCGGGTCTTTTCCCGGGACGAGCTGCTGGGCCGCTTTTACCGGCACGGCGAGGCGGTCGTCGACCGGGTCATCGACGTCCACATCGGCAAGCTCCGCCAGAAGATCGAACCGAACCCGGCCGAGCCCCGCTACATCGTCACGGTGCGCGGCTTCGGCTACCGCTTCGCCGAGGAGGAGGGGGAGTGA
- a CDS encoding GMP reductase: MRVETDLKLGFKDVLIRPKRSTIKSRVEVALERTFTFMHSKRQWSGVPVIAANMDTVGTFEAAEVLARHGLLTAIHKHYGLQDWAAFLNGREDGIYQRIMVSTGTSKDDFARLSKILEKHPLLEFICIDVANGYAEAFVEFVQKVRGAFAEKTIVAGNVVTGEMVEELLLYGADIVKVGIGPGSVCTTRVKTGVGYPQLSAVIECADAAHGLGGRIISDGGCDCAGDVVKAFGGGADFVMLGGMLAGHDESGGQVVERNGQKFKLFYGMSSTTAMKKHAGGVAEYRSSEGKTVEVPYRGPIEETIRDILGGVRSACTYVGAGALKELTKRTTFIRVLEQESKVFG; encoded by the coding sequence ATGCGCGTCGAAACCGACCTGAAGCTGGGCTTCAAGGACGTCCTGATCCGCCCCAAGCGATCGACCATCAAGAGCCGGGTCGAGGTGGCCCTGGAGCGGACCTTCACCTTTATGCACAGCAAGAGGCAATGGAGCGGGGTGCCGGTGATCGCCGCCAACATGGACACGGTCGGCACCTTCGAGGCGGCCGAGGTGCTGGCCCGGCACGGCCTGCTGACCGCCATTCACAAGCACTACGGCCTCCAGGACTGGGCCGCCTTTCTGAATGGCCGGGAGGACGGCATCTATCAGCGGATCATGGTCAGCACCGGCACGTCGAAAGACGATTTCGCCCGCCTGTCCAAGATCCTGGAGAAACACCCCCTGCTTGAGTTCATCTGCATCGACGTGGCCAACGGCTACGCGGAGGCCTTTGTCGAGTTCGTGCAGAAGGTGCGCGGCGCCTTTGCGGAGAAGACGATCGTGGCCGGCAACGTGGTCACCGGCGAGATGGTGGAGGAGCTGCTCCTCTACGGGGCCGACATCGTCAAGGTGGGGATCGGGCCGGGCTCGGTCTGCACCACCCGGGTGAAGACCGGGGTCGGCTACCCGCAGCTCTCGGCGGTCATCGAGTGCGCCGACGCGGCCCACGGCCTCGGCGGGCGGATCATCTCCGACGGGGGCTGCGACTGCGCCGGGGACGTGGTCAAGGCCTTCGGCGGGGGGGCGGACTTCGTCATGCTCGGCGGCATGCTCGCCGGCCACGACGAGAGCGGCGGCCAGGTGGTGGAGCGGAACGGCCAGAAGTTCAAGCTCTTCTACGGCATGAGTTCGACGACGGCCATGAAGAAGCACGCCGGGGGGGTGGCCGAGTACCGCTCCTCCGAGGGCAAGACGGTGGAGGTTCCCTACCGCGGGCCGATCGAGGAGACGATCAGGGACATCCTCGGCGGGGTGCGCTCGGCCTGCACCTACGTGGGGGCCGGGGCCCTGAAGGAGCTGACCAAGCGCACCACCTTTATCCGGGTGCTGGAGCAGGAGAGCAAGGTGTTCGGCTGA
- a CDS encoding DUF3014 domain-containing protein produces the protein MKKALLAVFVLALLAGAVALIYFDPLYRGPEKETPPVVEEQPPQEEKAPPVRYAVEEPLPPAAPSFSEEAAPPPPQERPETFQEGLAALFGQKTLRDLFHLDHFIERFVVTVDNVLASQVPRKFLPLQAPKGRFLVSGGEGDEIVSPYNYRRYAPYVRIAEALDAEKAVALYVRFYPRFQKAYREMGYTSGHFNDRLTEVLDHLLATPEVEEPIRLVRPRVLHEYADPELEALSGGQKALIRTGSENAAALKAKLRQIRAELLERTASSRIRRD, from the coding sequence ATGAAGAAAGCTCTGCTCGCGGTGTTCGTTCTCGCCCTGCTGGCCGGCGCCGTCGCTCTCATTTACTTCGACCCCCTCTACCGGGGCCCGGAAAAAGAGACCCCCCCCGTCGTCGAGGAGCAGCCCCCGCAGGAAGAGAAGGCGCCGCCGGTGCGCTATGCCGTTGAGGAACCTTTGCCCCCGGCGGCCCCTTCGTTCTCGGAGGAGGCAGCTCCGCCGCCCCCGCAGGAGCGGCCGGAGACCTTTCAGGAGGGGCTCGCCGCCCTCTTCGGCCAGAAAACGCTCCGCGACCTGTTCCACCTGGATCACTTCATCGAGCGCTTCGTGGTCACCGTGGACAATGTTTTGGCCAGCCAGGTGCCGCGCAAATTCCTTCCGCTCCAGGCGCCGAAGGGGCGTTTCCTGGTCTCGGGAGGGGAGGGGGACGAAATCGTCAGCCCCTACAACTACCGGCGCTACGCCCCCTACGTCCGGATCGCCGAAGCCCTCGATGCGGAAAAGGCCGTGGCCCTCTACGTCCGGTTCTACCCCCGTTTCCAGAAGGCCTACCGGGAGATGGGATATACCTCGGGCCATTTCAACGACCGGTTGACCGAGGTGCTCGATCACCTGCTGGCAACCCCGGAGGTCGAGGAGCCGATCCGGCTGGTCCGGCCCCGGGTCCTCCACGAGTACGCCGACCCCGAACTGGAGGCTCTCTCCGGGGGGCAGAAAGCCCTCATCCGGACCGGCAGCGAGAACGCCGCCGCGCTCAAGGCGAAGCTTCGGCAGATCAGGGCCGAACTGCTCGAACGGACCGCTTCGTCCCGCATTCGCAGGGATTGA